Proteins from a genomic interval of Rhodococcoides fascians A25f:
- the cysW gene encoding sulfate ABC transporter permease subunit CysW, whose protein sequence is MKISLPVKLSLRTIALIYLAVLVLFPLAAILYRTFEDGVVSFFEQITTPAAQSALQLSLLIVAIVVPINVVFGVVTALALVRGRFRGKGVLEAIVDLPFAVSPIITGVALILLWGANGWFGGIESLGFKVIFALPGMVIATIFVTLPFVVREVEPVLYEIGEEQEEAASTLGASSWQTFWRITLPAIRWGLTYGVVLTVARSLGEFGAVIMVSTNLPGISQTLTLLVNSRYEDFNQQGAYAASTLLMAIAVVVLLLMTVLDKKRTK, encoded by the coding sequence GTGAAGATCAGCCTGCCGGTCAAACTGTCCCTGCGCACGATTGCGTTGATCTATCTCGCGGTACTCGTGCTCTTTCCGCTCGCTGCCATCCTGTATCGAACGTTCGAAGACGGCGTCGTGTCGTTCTTCGAGCAGATCACCACTCCTGCGGCACAATCGGCCTTGCAACTGTCACTGCTGATCGTTGCCATCGTGGTACCGATCAACGTCGTCTTCGGTGTGGTCACCGCGCTGGCGTTGGTACGAGGGCGGTTCCGCGGTAAAGGCGTACTCGAGGCAATCGTCGATCTGCCTTTCGCGGTGTCGCCGATCATCACCGGTGTCGCGCTGATTCTGCTCTGGGGTGCCAACGGGTGGTTCGGAGGAATCGAAAGTCTCGGCTTCAAGGTGATTTTCGCACTTCCCGGCATGGTGATAGCGACCATCTTCGTGACGCTGCCGTTCGTCGTGCGCGAAGTGGAACCGGTCCTGTACGAGATAGGCGAAGAGCAGGAAGAAGCAGCATCGACCCTGGGTGCAAGCTCCTGGCAGACGTTCTGGCGCATCACCCTTCCGGCGATCCGGTGGGGCCTGACCTACGGTGTCGTACTCACCGTCGCGCGTTCGCTCGGCGAGTTCGGTGCCGTCATCATGGTCTCGACCAACCTGCCCGGCATTTCGCAAACACTGACGTTGCTGGTCAATTCACGCTATGAGGACTTCAATCAACAGGGCGCGTACGCCGCGTCCACGCTGCTGATGGCGATCGCCGTCGTCGTGCTGTTGCTGATGACGGTTCTCGACAAGAAGAGGACGAAGTAA
- a CDS encoding sulfate/molybdate ABC transporter ATP-binding protein: MTEKSSEIEISVVGANKHYGDFAALDNVSIDIPKGSLTALLGPSGSGKSTLLRSIAGLEQLDSGRVVLAGQDVTWVSPQRREIGFVFQHYAAFKHLTVRDNVAFGLQIRKRPKAEIAKKVDELLEIVGLAGFQSRYPAQLSGGQRQRMALARALAVDPQVLLLDEPFGALDAKVRADLRTWLRRLHDEVHVTTVLVTHDQEEALDVADRIAVLNKGRIEQVGTPEDLYDRPANNFVMSFLGQVAKLNGLLVRPHDIRVGRDPSLAQAQASGTAESAGVTRAVVQRVVHLGFEVKVELENAATGELFAAQITRGDSEALGLREGETVYVRATRVPTIADATDAARATAES, from the coding sequence ATGACCGAGAAATCCTCCGAGATCGAGATCTCCGTTGTCGGTGCCAACAAGCACTACGGCGATTTCGCAGCTCTCGACAACGTCAGCATCGACATCCCCAAGGGATCGTTGACAGCGCTTCTCGGCCCCAGCGGCTCGGGCAAGTCCACTCTGCTGCGCTCGATCGCAGGCCTCGAACAACTCGACTCCGGTCGGGTGGTGCTCGCAGGCCAGGACGTGACGTGGGTCAGTCCGCAGCGACGCGAGATCGGATTCGTCTTTCAGCACTATGCGGCGTTCAAACACCTCACGGTGCGAGACAACGTCGCGTTCGGTCTGCAGATCCGCAAACGGCCCAAGGCCGAGATCGCCAAGAAGGTAGACGAGCTGCTCGAGATCGTCGGGCTGGCCGGGTTTCAGAGTCGCTACCCGGCGCAGCTCTCCGGTGGCCAGCGTCAGCGCATGGCGCTTGCTCGCGCCCTCGCAGTCGACCCACAGGTGCTCCTCCTCGACGAGCCCTTCGGCGCGCTCGACGCCAAGGTGCGCGCCGATCTACGGACGTGGCTACGCCGCCTGCACGACGAGGTGCACGTCACCACTGTTCTGGTGACGCACGACCAGGAGGAGGCGCTCGACGTCGCGGACCGGATCGCGGTGCTCAACAAGGGCCGGATAGAGCAGGTCGGCACCCCGGAGGATCTGTACGACCGTCCGGCCAATAACTTCGTCATGTCGTTCCTGGGCCAGGTCGCGAAGCTGAACGGACTTCTGGTGCGGCCACACGATATTCGCGTCGGGCGTGATCCGTCGTTGGCGCAGGCCCAAGCCAGCGGAACCGCAGAATCGGCCGGCGTGACGCGCGCCGTCGTCCAGCGTGTGGTGCATCTCGGCTTCGAGGTGAAGGTCGAGCTCGAGAACGCGGCCACGGGTGAACTGTTCGCCGCGCAGATCACGCGCGGTGACAGTGAGGCCCTCGGTCTTCGTGAGGGCGAGACCGTCTACGTGCGAGCGACTCGGGTGCCGACGATCGCCGACGCCACCGATGCGGCGCGGGCAACTGCCGAGTCGTAG
- a CDS encoding sirohydrochlorin chelatase, whose protein sequence is MTALIAVAHGSRDPRSGAAIHRAVDVLRRRRPDLDVRVAFLDLTEPGVGHVVDAVVDAGHTRIVSVPLLLGKAFHAKVDLPELLADARTRHRHVSIVQADVLGDDRLLIEAVRDRILDTGVAPNDPTVGIALAAVGSSASPANQRTRVVAQKLLAGTGWAGAVTCFATSVEPSPEDAVAHLRTMGATRIVVAPWFLAPGLLTDRIEASLSDRPDVMHADVIGAHPALAELVSRRYDSAVARAASVASAIVGTRVART, encoded by the coding sequence GTGACCGCACTGATCGCGGTTGCCCACGGCAGTCGTGACCCGCGCTCCGGCGCAGCGATCCACCGCGCCGTCGACGTCCTACGTCGGCGGCGACCGGATCTGGACGTACGCGTCGCGTTCCTGGACCTCACCGAGCCCGGCGTCGGGCATGTCGTGGACGCCGTGGTCGACGCTGGACACACCCGCATCGTCAGCGTCCCGTTGTTGCTGGGCAAGGCCTTTCACGCCAAGGTCGACCTGCCGGAGCTGCTGGCCGACGCACGCACCCGGCATCGGCACGTGTCGATCGTGCAGGCCGACGTGCTGGGCGACGACCGCCTCCTGATCGAAGCAGTGCGTGACCGCATCCTCGATACCGGTGTCGCACCGAACGATCCGACTGTGGGCATCGCATTGGCTGCGGTCGGATCCTCTGCGTCACCGGCGAATCAGCGCACCCGAGTGGTCGCCCAGAAATTGCTCGCCGGGACCGGCTGGGCCGGTGCCGTGACCTGTTTTGCCACGTCCGTCGAGCCGTCCCCCGAGGACGCCGTCGCGCACCTGCGCACGATGGGTGCCACTCGCATTGTCGTGGCACCCTGGTTCCTTGCCCCGGGACTGCTCACTGATCGGATCGAAGCATCACTGTCGGACCGACCGGATGTGATGCACGCCGACGTGATCGGAGCGCACCCAGCTCTGGCCGAACTGGTATCGCGGCGCTACGACTCGGCAGTTGCCCGCGCCGCATCGGTGGCGTCGGCGATCGTCGGCACCCGAGTCGCTCGCACGTAG
- a CDS encoding sulfate adenylyltransferase subunit 1, whose translation MSSTGTQLLRLATAGSVDDGKSTLVGRLLYDTKSVLADQIDAVTRASVDKGLATPDLSLLVDGLRAEREQGITIDVAYRYFATPNRSFVLADTPGHVQYTRNTVSGASTAQLVILLVDARKGVITQTRRHAAVLALLGVPRLVLAVNKIDLVEDPATVFAEISAEFNSLTSSLGWSTEDVIEIPVSALHGDNVAVKSDKTPYYDGPTLIEHLESVPVDAEPHRVGLRFPVQYVIRPRTADFPDYRGYAGQVAAGTVDVGDEVVILPSGTRTTVERIDTADGELRTAHAGRSVTLVLADDVDVSRGDTIASPQDAPEPIGDFEATVCWLAEKPLRPGARLLLKHGTRTTQAIVGALIERFDEQQLTAQESPESLELNEIGRISVRVAEPIVADDYAVNRHTGSFLLIDPAGGNTLAAGLVGNALAAVELGSAVPA comes from the coding sequence ATGAGCAGCACAGGAACTCAGCTCCTTCGCCTCGCCACCGCAGGTAGCGTCGACGACGGTAAGTCCACCCTCGTCGGACGGCTGTTGTACGACACCAAATCCGTTCTGGCAGACCAGATCGACGCCGTCACTCGCGCGTCGGTGGACAAGGGCCTGGCCACACCGGATCTGTCCCTCCTGGTCGACGGTTTGCGTGCCGAGCGTGAACAGGGCATCACGATCGACGTTGCCTACCGCTACTTCGCGACGCCCAATCGCTCCTTCGTACTGGCCGATACTCCCGGCCATGTGCAGTACACCCGCAACACCGTCTCGGGCGCGTCGACGGCTCAGCTGGTCATCCTGCTCGTCGATGCCCGCAAAGGTGTGATCACCCAGACCCGCAGGCATGCAGCGGTTCTGGCCCTCCTGGGCGTTCCGCGCCTGGTGCTGGCCGTCAACAAGATCGATCTGGTCGAGGACCCCGCGACCGTCTTCGCCGAAATCTCGGCAGAGTTCAATTCGCTGACCTCCTCGCTCGGCTGGTCCACCGAGGACGTCATCGAAATTCCGGTGTCCGCACTGCACGGCGACAACGTCGCGGTGAAGTCCGACAAGACCCCGTACTACGACGGACCCACCCTCATCGAACACCTCGAGTCGGTTCCGGTCGACGCCGAACCGCACCGCGTCGGTCTTCGTTTCCCTGTGCAGTACGTCATCCGGCCTCGCACAGCCGACTTCCCCGACTATCGCGGGTACGCCGGGCAGGTGGCGGCCGGCACCGTGGACGTCGGCGACGAGGTCGTCATTCTGCCCTCCGGCACCAGAACCACGGTCGAGCGCATCGATACCGCGGATGGTGAACTGCGCACAGCTCACGCTGGACGCAGTGTCACACTCGTCCTCGCCGACGACGTCGACGTCTCGCGCGGCGATACCATCGCCTCCCCGCAGGACGCACCCGAGCCGATCGGCGATTTCGAGGCCACCGTGTGCTGGCTCGCGGAGAAGCCGCTTCGCCCAGGCGCTCGCCTGTTGCTCAAGCACGGAACCCGCACCACCCAGGCCATCGTCGGGGCTCTGATCGAGCGGTTCGACGAACAGCAGCTCACCGCACAGGAAAGCCCGGAATCGTTGGAGCTCAACGAGATCGGCCGCATCTCGGTGCGGGTCGCCGAACCGATCGTGGCAGACGACTACGCCGTCAACCGGCACACGGGCAGCTTCTTGCTGATCGATCCTGCGGGCGGCAACACACTGGCCGCCGGGCTCGTCGGCAACGCTCTGGCTGCAGTCGAGCTGGGGTCGGCAGTTCCGGCGTGA